A stretch of Pogona vitticeps strain Pit_001003342236 chromosome 5, PviZW2.1, whole genome shotgun sequence DNA encodes these proteins:
- the CCDC110 gene encoding coiled-coil domain-containing protein 110 isoform X2 — translation MGRGAVGRPPDKMSAGFGYRSRQSNRRDSSGFESLGEENKALPSASGSPDTRAADKAASGRDGQVQPQSALKILQQQLESFQAHRQKTLENVIMVQSEISGILNKKISDINISKFNSNNLCLSSTPINTSMPGEYLEASNFKKQVHIHNRSGTSHCPETDFNAICRNMTAGEDISHEHLLKYKTVGKLEKHAQIYRNKTILAVNNDHELKSAKNLSPPFFVGMETQERTSLREIQSYESPKILSKAEDEGDEHLTESMSFSSKNLRDKRKKTDRHELSYTSELPSSPNFVCGKDNDSGYLSEQDLTEKAIDVSNEDFTFKSISELENNQNAAQMSFGKCSNSELLMEDSFVDKMQFKVLSKLTKDQFLIQKHTEDRQTDKQKEVFSLNQEFQNCEDLEFYDANVVSGDYAKKMRLLQLSVRESEHIQKNVVNFERENTDLKNQLKPLTDIIHSLTEQNSNYQKQIKDLQDEKNNFQGRLVKSEGDCKECLKEVKRLMKKFKELQQQKASLEEKQDHLSAQNQHMMQEISDFQKKDQQAQENLAFFTKEKNDLIVALASMEKQVSIIHEENKALEEKICQVTDKNSFLENALEEKQKEIQRLKEKAKTAVSDREALLMRMQSLDEEKRKLGETLQEALKDKEVLQKELGDAQHDKAHSREKLLTECNSAKVEIRVLKTKLSNMERECERLTGVITGGTENNWVLKQQAHEYKQDALECKNKIRQLREELLLMENRMRNAENEREVLKFEAHRLHKDNVSLKDQVTALINAQSKQRFYSERQHGNGQLADPTGICEEISRYQHISFIHRVSGNSWQTPSIIPSKKL, via the exons ATCTTACAACAGCAGCTGGAGTCATTTCAAGCCCATCGGCAGAAAACTTTGGAGAATGTAATCATG GTTCAGTCTGAAATCAGTGGAATACTTAATAAAAAGATAAGTGatataaacatttcaaaatttaaTTCAAACAATTTATGTTTGAGCAGCACACCTATCAACACTTCTATG ccaggaGAGTATCTAGAAGCATCAAATTTTAAGAAGCAAGTTCATATTCATAACAGGTCTGGTACCAGTCACTGTCCAGAAACCGATTTCAATGCTATATGTAGAAACATGACTGCAGGTGAAGATATTTCACATGAGCATTTGCTAAAATATAAAACAGTTGGAAAGTTGGAAAAACATGCCCAAATATATAGAAATAAAACTATTTTGGCTGTAAATAATGACCATGAATTGAAGTCTGCCAAGAacctttctcctccattttttGTTGGTATGGAAACACAAGAAAGGACTTCCCTGAGGGAGATCCAAAGTTACGAATCACCTAAAATACTCAGTAAGGCTGAGGATGAGGGTGACGAGCACTTGACAGAGAGTATGAGCTTTTCTTCCAAAAACCTGAGagacaaaaggaagaaaactgaTAGGCATGAACTGTCATATACTTCTGAACTTCCAAGCTCTCCTAATTTTGTGTGTGGCAAAGACAATGATTCTGGTTATCTGTCAGAACAGGATCTAACAGAAAAAGCAATAGATGTGTCAAATGAGGATTTTACATTCAAGAGCATTTCAGAACTGGAAAACAACCAAAATGCAGCACAAATGTCATTTGGGAAATGCAGTAATTCAGAACTTCTCATGGAAGACAGTTTTGTTGATAAGATGCAGTTCAAGGTCTTGTCCAAATTGACAAAAGATCAATTTCTGATTCAAAAACACACAGAAGACAGacaaacagataaacaaaagGAGGTGTTTAGCCTAAACCAAGAATTTCAAAACTGTGAAGAtctggaattttatgatgcaaATGTTGTATCTGGTGACTATGCTAAAAAAATGAGATTGTTACAATTGTCAGTGAGAGAGTCTGAACATATTCAGAAAAATGTGGTGAACTTTGAACGTGAAAACACAGATCTCAAGAACCAGTTGAAACCTCTAACAGACATTATACATTCCTTGACAGAGCAAAACTCAAACTATCAGAAGCAGATTAAGGATTTACAAGATGAAAAGAATAACTTTCAAGGAAGACTTGTTAAGTCAGAGGGAGACTGCAAAGAATGCCTTAAAGAAGTCAAAAGATTAATGAAGAAATTCAAGGAACTTCAACAGCAAAAGGCAAGTCTGGAAGAAAAACAGGACCATCTTTCTGCTCAGAATCAACACATGATGCAAGAAATAAGTGATTTTCAGAAGAAAGACCAACAAGCCCAGGAAAATCTAGCTTTTTTcactaaagaaaaaaatgacctTATTGTGGCCTTAGCATCTATGGAAAAACAAGTGTCAATTATTCATGAAGAAAATAAGGCACTGGAAGAGAAAATATGTCAGGTTACAGACAAAAACAGTTTCTTGGAAAATGCGCttgaagaaaaacagaaggaaatacaaagactgaaagaaaaggCGAAGACAGCAGTATCTGATCGGGAGGCTCTTCTTATGAGGATGCAATCGttagatgaagaaaaaaggaagcttGGTGAGACATTGCAAGAAGCACTCAAGGATAAAGAAGTCTTGCAGAAGGAACTCGGAGATGCCCAGCATGATAAAGCTCATTCCAGGGAAAAGCTTCTAACTGAATGTAACAGTGCAAAAGTAGAAATCAGAGTTTTGAAAACTAAGCTGTCCAACATGGAAAGAGAGTGTGAGAGACTGACAGGAGTTATAACAGGTGGCACAGAGAACAATTGGGTTCTTAAACAGCAGGCCCATGAATATAAACAAGATGCTttagaatgcaaaaataaaataagacaactGAGGGAGGAGCTCTTATTGATGGAAAATAGAATGCGTAATGCAGAAAATGAAAGAGAGGTATTGAAATTTGAAGCACACCGGCTCCATAAGGACAATGTCAGCCTCAAAGACCAAGTCACTGCTTTGATCAATGCACAGTCTAAACAAAGGTTCTATTCAGAAAGGCAGCATGGAAATGGTCAGCTTGCAGATCCCACTGGAATTTGTGAAGAAATATCTCGTTACCAGCACATTTCTTTCATACACAGGGTATCAG GCAATTCCTGGCAAACTCCATCAATCATTCCTTCAAAgaaactgtaa
- the CCDC110 gene encoding coiled-coil domain-containing protein 110 isoform X1 encodes MGRGAVGRPPDKMSAGFGYSEFDAHGSRQSNRRDSSGFESLGEENKALPSASGSPDTRAADKAASGRDGQVQPQSALKILQQQLESFQAHRQKTLENVIMVQSEISGILNKKISDINISKFNSNNLCLSSTPINTSMPGEYLEASNFKKQVHIHNRSGTSHCPETDFNAICRNMTAGEDISHEHLLKYKTVGKLEKHAQIYRNKTILAVNNDHELKSAKNLSPPFFVGMETQERTSLREIQSYESPKILSKAEDEGDEHLTESMSFSSKNLRDKRKKTDRHELSYTSELPSSPNFVCGKDNDSGYLSEQDLTEKAIDVSNEDFTFKSISELENNQNAAQMSFGKCSNSELLMEDSFVDKMQFKVLSKLTKDQFLIQKHTEDRQTDKQKEVFSLNQEFQNCEDLEFYDANVVSGDYAKKMRLLQLSVRESEHIQKNVVNFERENTDLKNQLKPLTDIIHSLTEQNSNYQKQIKDLQDEKNNFQGRLVKSEGDCKECLKEVKRLMKKFKELQQQKASLEEKQDHLSAQNQHMMQEISDFQKKDQQAQENLAFFTKEKNDLIVALASMEKQVSIIHEENKALEEKICQVTDKNSFLENALEEKQKEIQRLKEKAKTAVSDREALLMRMQSLDEEKRKLGETLQEALKDKEVLQKELGDAQHDKAHSREKLLTECNSAKVEIRVLKTKLSNMERECERLTGVITGGTENNWVLKQQAHEYKQDALECKNKIRQLREELLLMENRMRNAENEREVLKFEAHRLHKDNVSLKDQVTALINAQSKQRFYSERQHGNGQLADPTGICEEISRYQHISFIHRVSGNSWQTPSIIPSKKL; translated from the exons ATCTTACAACAGCAGCTGGAGTCATTTCAAGCCCATCGGCAGAAAACTTTGGAGAATGTAATCATG GTTCAGTCTGAAATCAGTGGAATACTTAATAAAAAGATAAGTGatataaacatttcaaaatttaaTTCAAACAATTTATGTTTGAGCAGCACACCTATCAACACTTCTATG ccaggaGAGTATCTAGAAGCATCAAATTTTAAGAAGCAAGTTCATATTCATAACAGGTCTGGTACCAGTCACTGTCCAGAAACCGATTTCAATGCTATATGTAGAAACATGACTGCAGGTGAAGATATTTCACATGAGCATTTGCTAAAATATAAAACAGTTGGAAAGTTGGAAAAACATGCCCAAATATATAGAAATAAAACTATTTTGGCTGTAAATAATGACCATGAATTGAAGTCTGCCAAGAacctttctcctccattttttGTTGGTATGGAAACACAAGAAAGGACTTCCCTGAGGGAGATCCAAAGTTACGAATCACCTAAAATACTCAGTAAGGCTGAGGATGAGGGTGACGAGCACTTGACAGAGAGTATGAGCTTTTCTTCCAAAAACCTGAGagacaaaaggaagaaaactgaTAGGCATGAACTGTCATATACTTCTGAACTTCCAAGCTCTCCTAATTTTGTGTGTGGCAAAGACAATGATTCTGGTTATCTGTCAGAACAGGATCTAACAGAAAAAGCAATAGATGTGTCAAATGAGGATTTTACATTCAAGAGCATTTCAGAACTGGAAAACAACCAAAATGCAGCACAAATGTCATTTGGGAAATGCAGTAATTCAGAACTTCTCATGGAAGACAGTTTTGTTGATAAGATGCAGTTCAAGGTCTTGTCCAAATTGACAAAAGATCAATTTCTGATTCAAAAACACACAGAAGACAGacaaacagataaacaaaagGAGGTGTTTAGCCTAAACCAAGAATTTCAAAACTGTGAAGAtctggaattttatgatgcaaATGTTGTATCTGGTGACTATGCTAAAAAAATGAGATTGTTACAATTGTCAGTGAGAGAGTCTGAACATATTCAGAAAAATGTGGTGAACTTTGAACGTGAAAACACAGATCTCAAGAACCAGTTGAAACCTCTAACAGACATTATACATTCCTTGACAGAGCAAAACTCAAACTATCAGAAGCAGATTAAGGATTTACAAGATGAAAAGAATAACTTTCAAGGAAGACTTGTTAAGTCAGAGGGAGACTGCAAAGAATGCCTTAAAGAAGTCAAAAGATTAATGAAGAAATTCAAGGAACTTCAACAGCAAAAGGCAAGTCTGGAAGAAAAACAGGACCATCTTTCTGCTCAGAATCAACACATGATGCAAGAAATAAGTGATTTTCAGAAGAAAGACCAACAAGCCCAGGAAAATCTAGCTTTTTTcactaaagaaaaaaatgacctTATTGTGGCCTTAGCATCTATGGAAAAACAAGTGTCAATTATTCATGAAGAAAATAAGGCACTGGAAGAGAAAATATGTCAGGTTACAGACAAAAACAGTTTCTTGGAAAATGCGCttgaagaaaaacagaaggaaatacaaagactgaaagaaaaggCGAAGACAGCAGTATCTGATCGGGAGGCTCTTCTTATGAGGATGCAATCGttagatgaagaaaaaaggaagcttGGTGAGACATTGCAAGAAGCACTCAAGGATAAAGAAGTCTTGCAGAAGGAACTCGGAGATGCCCAGCATGATAAAGCTCATTCCAGGGAAAAGCTTCTAACTGAATGTAACAGTGCAAAAGTAGAAATCAGAGTTTTGAAAACTAAGCTGTCCAACATGGAAAGAGAGTGTGAGAGACTGACAGGAGTTATAACAGGTGGCACAGAGAACAATTGGGTTCTTAAACAGCAGGCCCATGAATATAAACAAGATGCTttagaatgcaaaaataaaataagacaactGAGGGAGGAGCTCTTATTGATGGAAAATAGAATGCGTAATGCAGAAAATGAAAGAGAGGTATTGAAATTTGAAGCACACCGGCTCCATAAGGACAATGTCAGCCTCAAAGACCAAGTCACTGCTTTGATCAATGCACAGTCTAAACAAAGGTTCTATTCAGAAAGGCAGCATGGAAATGGTCAGCTTGCAGATCCCACTGGAATTTGTGAAGAAATATCTCGTTACCAGCACATTTCTTTCATACACAGGGTATCAG GCAATTCCTGGCAAACTCCATCAATCATTCCTTCAAAgaaactgtaa
- the CCDC110 gene encoding coiled-coil domain-containing protein 110 isoform X3, with the protein MSRCFVAMATSHLATEGSRQSNRRDSSGFESLGEENKALPSASGSPDTRAADKAASGRDGQVQPQSALKILQQQLESFQAHRQKTLENVIMVQSEISGILNKKISDINISKFNSNNLCLSSTPINTSMPGEYLEASNFKKQVHIHNRSGTSHCPETDFNAICRNMTAGEDISHEHLLKYKTVGKLEKHAQIYRNKTILAVNNDHELKSAKNLSPPFFVGMETQERTSLREIQSYESPKILSKAEDEGDEHLTESMSFSSKNLRDKRKKTDRHELSYTSELPSSPNFVCGKDNDSGYLSEQDLTEKAIDVSNEDFTFKSISELENNQNAAQMSFGKCSNSELLMEDSFVDKMQFKVLSKLTKDQFLIQKHTEDRQTDKQKEVFSLNQEFQNCEDLEFYDANVVSGDYAKKMRLLQLSVRESEHIQKNVVNFERENTDLKNQLKPLTDIIHSLTEQNSNYQKQIKDLQDEKNNFQGRLVKSEGDCKECLKEVKRLMKKFKELQQQKASLEEKQDHLSAQNQHMMQEISDFQKKDQQAQENLAFFTKEKNDLIVALASMEKQVSIIHEENKALEEKICQVTDKNSFLENALEEKQKEIQRLKEKAKTAVSDREALLMRMQSLDEEKRKLGETLQEALKDKEVLQKELGDAQHDKAHSREKLLTECNSAKVEIRVLKTKLSNMERECERLTGVITGGTENNWVLKQQAHEYKQDALECKNKIRQLREELLLMENRMRNAENEREVLKFEAHRLHKDNVSLKDQVTALINAQSKQRFYSERQHGNGQLADPTGICEEISRYQHISFIHRVSGNSWQTPSIIPSKKL; encoded by the exons ATCTTACAACAGCAGCTGGAGTCATTTCAAGCCCATCGGCAGAAAACTTTGGAGAATGTAATCATG GTTCAGTCTGAAATCAGTGGAATACTTAATAAAAAGATAAGTGatataaacatttcaaaatttaaTTCAAACAATTTATGTTTGAGCAGCACACCTATCAACACTTCTATG ccaggaGAGTATCTAGAAGCATCAAATTTTAAGAAGCAAGTTCATATTCATAACAGGTCTGGTACCAGTCACTGTCCAGAAACCGATTTCAATGCTATATGTAGAAACATGACTGCAGGTGAAGATATTTCACATGAGCATTTGCTAAAATATAAAACAGTTGGAAAGTTGGAAAAACATGCCCAAATATATAGAAATAAAACTATTTTGGCTGTAAATAATGACCATGAATTGAAGTCTGCCAAGAacctttctcctccattttttGTTGGTATGGAAACACAAGAAAGGACTTCCCTGAGGGAGATCCAAAGTTACGAATCACCTAAAATACTCAGTAAGGCTGAGGATGAGGGTGACGAGCACTTGACAGAGAGTATGAGCTTTTCTTCCAAAAACCTGAGagacaaaaggaagaaaactgaTAGGCATGAACTGTCATATACTTCTGAACTTCCAAGCTCTCCTAATTTTGTGTGTGGCAAAGACAATGATTCTGGTTATCTGTCAGAACAGGATCTAACAGAAAAAGCAATAGATGTGTCAAATGAGGATTTTACATTCAAGAGCATTTCAGAACTGGAAAACAACCAAAATGCAGCACAAATGTCATTTGGGAAATGCAGTAATTCAGAACTTCTCATGGAAGACAGTTTTGTTGATAAGATGCAGTTCAAGGTCTTGTCCAAATTGACAAAAGATCAATTTCTGATTCAAAAACACACAGAAGACAGacaaacagataaacaaaagGAGGTGTTTAGCCTAAACCAAGAATTTCAAAACTGTGAAGAtctggaattttatgatgcaaATGTTGTATCTGGTGACTATGCTAAAAAAATGAGATTGTTACAATTGTCAGTGAGAGAGTCTGAACATATTCAGAAAAATGTGGTGAACTTTGAACGTGAAAACACAGATCTCAAGAACCAGTTGAAACCTCTAACAGACATTATACATTCCTTGACAGAGCAAAACTCAAACTATCAGAAGCAGATTAAGGATTTACAAGATGAAAAGAATAACTTTCAAGGAAGACTTGTTAAGTCAGAGGGAGACTGCAAAGAATGCCTTAAAGAAGTCAAAAGATTAATGAAGAAATTCAAGGAACTTCAACAGCAAAAGGCAAGTCTGGAAGAAAAACAGGACCATCTTTCTGCTCAGAATCAACACATGATGCAAGAAATAAGTGATTTTCAGAAGAAAGACCAACAAGCCCAGGAAAATCTAGCTTTTTTcactaaagaaaaaaatgacctTATTGTGGCCTTAGCATCTATGGAAAAACAAGTGTCAATTATTCATGAAGAAAATAAGGCACTGGAAGAGAAAATATGTCAGGTTACAGACAAAAACAGTTTCTTGGAAAATGCGCttgaagaaaaacagaaggaaatacaaagactgaaagaaaaggCGAAGACAGCAGTATCTGATCGGGAGGCTCTTCTTATGAGGATGCAATCGttagatgaagaaaaaaggaagcttGGTGAGACATTGCAAGAAGCACTCAAGGATAAAGAAGTCTTGCAGAAGGAACTCGGAGATGCCCAGCATGATAAAGCTCATTCCAGGGAAAAGCTTCTAACTGAATGTAACAGTGCAAAAGTAGAAATCAGAGTTTTGAAAACTAAGCTGTCCAACATGGAAAGAGAGTGTGAGAGACTGACAGGAGTTATAACAGGTGGCACAGAGAACAATTGGGTTCTTAAACAGCAGGCCCATGAATATAAACAAGATGCTttagaatgcaaaaataaaataagacaactGAGGGAGGAGCTCTTATTGATGGAAAATAGAATGCGTAATGCAGAAAATGAAAGAGAGGTATTGAAATTTGAAGCACACCGGCTCCATAAGGACAATGTCAGCCTCAAAGACCAAGTCACTGCTTTGATCAATGCACAGTCTAAACAAAGGTTCTATTCAGAAAGGCAGCATGGAAATGGTCAGCTTGCAGATCCCACTGGAATTTGTGAAGAAATATCTCGTTACCAGCACATTTCTTTCATACACAGGGTATCAG GCAATTCCTGGCAAACTCCATCAATCATTCCTTCAAAgaaactgtaa
- the CCDC110 gene encoding coiled-coil domain-containing protein 110 isoform X4, with amino-acid sequence MGRGAVGRPPDKMSAGFGYSEFDAHGSRQSNRRDSSGFESLGEENKALPSASGSPDTRAADKAASGRDGQVQPQSALKILQQQLESFQAHRQKTLENVIMPGEYLEASNFKKQVHIHNRSGTSHCPETDFNAICRNMTAGEDISHEHLLKYKTVGKLEKHAQIYRNKTILAVNNDHELKSAKNLSPPFFVGMETQERTSLREIQSYESPKILSKAEDEGDEHLTESMSFSSKNLRDKRKKTDRHELSYTSELPSSPNFVCGKDNDSGYLSEQDLTEKAIDVSNEDFTFKSISELENNQNAAQMSFGKCSNSELLMEDSFVDKMQFKVLSKLTKDQFLIQKHTEDRQTDKQKEVFSLNQEFQNCEDLEFYDANVVSGDYAKKMRLLQLSVRESEHIQKNVVNFERENTDLKNQLKPLTDIIHSLTEQNSNYQKQIKDLQDEKNNFQGRLVKSEGDCKECLKEVKRLMKKFKELQQQKASLEEKQDHLSAQNQHMMQEISDFQKKDQQAQENLAFFTKEKNDLIVALASMEKQVSIIHEENKALEEKICQVTDKNSFLENALEEKQKEIQRLKEKAKTAVSDREALLMRMQSLDEEKRKLGETLQEALKDKEVLQKELGDAQHDKAHSREKLLTECNSAKVEIRVLKTKLSNMERECERLTGVITGGTENNWVLKQQAHEYKQDALECKNKIRQLREELLLMENRMRNAENEREVLKFEAHRLHKDNVSLKDQVTALINAQSKQRFYSERQHGNGQLADPTGICEEISRYQHISFIHRVSGNSWQTPSIIPSKKL; translated from the exons ATCTTACAACAGCAGCTGGAGTCATTTCAAGCCCATCGGCAGAAAACTTTGGAGAATGTAATCATG ccaggaGAGTATCTAGAAGCATCAAATTTTAAGAAGCAAGTTCATATTCATAACAGGTCTGGTACCAGTCACTGTCCAGAAACCGATTTCAATGCTATATGTAGAAACATGACTGCAGGTGAAGATATTTCACATGAGCATTTGCTAAAATATAAAACAGTTGGAAAGTTGGAAAAACATGCCCAAATATATAGAAATAAAACTATTTTGGCTGTAAATAATGACCATGAATTGAAGTCTGCCAAGAacctttctcctccattttttGTTGGTATGGAAACACAAGAAAGGACTTCCCTGAGGGAGATCCAAAGTTACGAATCACCTAAAATACTCAGTAAGGCTGAGGATGAGGGTGACGAGCACTTGACAGAGAGTATGAGCTTTTCTTCCAAAAACCTGAGagacaaaaggaagaaaactgaTAGGCATGAACTGTCATATACTTCTGAACTTCCAAGCTCTCCTAATTTTGTGTGTGGCAAAGACAATGATTCTGGTTATCTGTCAGAACAGGATCTAACAGAAAAAGCAATAGATGTGTCAAATGAGGATTTTACATTCAAGAGCATTTCAGAACTGGAAAACAACCAAAATGCAGCACAAATGTCATTTGGGAAATGCAGTAATTCAGAACTTCTCATGGAAGACAGTTTTGTTGATAAGATGCAGTTCAAGGTCTTGTCCAAATTGACAAAAGATCAATTTCTGATTCAAAAACACACAGAAGACAGacaaacagataaacaaaagGAGGTGTTTAGCCTAAACCAAGAATTTCAAAACTGTGAAGAtctggaattttatgatgcaaATGTTGTATCTGGTGACTATGCTAAAAAAATGAGATTGTTACAATTGTCAGTGAGAGAGTCTGAACATATTCAGAAAAATGTGGTGAACTTTGAACGTGAAAACACAGATCTCAAGAACCAGTTGAAACCTCTAACAGACATTATACATTCCTTGACAGAGCAAAACTCAAACTATCAGAAGCAGATTAAGGATTTACAAGATGAAAAGAATAACTTTCAAGGAAGACTTGTTAAGTCAGAGGGAGACTGCAAAGAATGCCTTAAAGAAGTCAAAAGATTAATGAAGAAATTCAAGGAACTTCAACAGCAAAAGGCAAGTCTGGAAGAAAAACAGGACCATCTTTCTGCTCAGAATCAACACATGATGCAAGAAATAAGTGATTTTCAGAAGAAAGACCAACAAGCCCAGGAAAATCTAGCTTTTTTcactaaagaaaaaaatgacctTATTGTGGCCTTAGCATCTATGGAAAAACAAGTGTCAATTATTCATGAAGAAAATAAGGCACTGGAAGAGAAAATATGTCAGGTTACAGACAAAAACAGTTTCTTGGAAAATGCGCttgaagaaaaacagaaggaaatacaaagactgaaagaaaaggCGAAGACAGCAGTATCTGATCGGGAGGCTCTTCTTATGAGGATGCAATCGttagatgaagaaaaaaggaagcttGGTGAGACATTGCAAGAAGCACTCAAGGATAAAGAAGTCTTGCAGAAGGAACTCGGAGATGCCCAGCATGATAAAGCTCATTCCAGGGAAAAGCTTCTAACTGAATGTAACAGTGCAAAAGTAGAAATCAGAGTTTTGAAAACTAAGCTGTCCAACATGGAAAGAGAGTGTGAGAGACTGACAGGAGTTATAACAGGTGGCACAGAGAACAATTGGGTTCTTAAACAGCAGGCCCATGAATATAAACAAGATGCTttagaatgcaaaaataaaataagacaactGAGGGAGGAGCTCTTATTGATGGAAAATAGAATGCGTAATGCAGAAAATGAAAGAGAGGTATTGAAATTTGAAGCACACCGGCTCCATAAGGACAATGTCAGCCTCAAAGACCAAGTCACTGCTTTGATCAATGCACAGTCTAAACAAAGGTTCTATTCAGAAAGGCAGCATGGAAATGGTCAGCTTGCAGATCCCACTGGAATTTGTGAAGAAATATCTCGTTACCAGCACATTTCTTTCATACACAGGGTATCAG GCAATTCCTGGCAAACTCCATCAATCATTCCTTCAAAgaaactgtaa